The DNA region GTCAGTGGTGAAAACGACAGCTGTTTTGTTTTTATATTGAGGGTCTTTTTGAATCAATTCCCAAAGTTGTTTCATCCAGGCATCAACTTGATGTGCTGCATCCAGATAATAACGGTAAGAACCTTCATGAGCCCATTCATCAGTTTCGCCGTAAGCAATATACAACACACGTGGTTTGTTTGTTTTCAATTCTTCCAAAGCTTCATAATGGGTGTAAACATCTAAACATTCATTATTATGAAAAGGTCTAAATGAATCTTCTAGCATTGCATTTATTAGTTTTTGGTTTTCAGTAGGTTTGTTACCGCCTACTTTGTCAAAAGCCGAGATTACTGGGAATCCACATCTTTTTTCATTCAAAATACGATCAAACGCATCCCATGCTCCAAAAGCGGCTACTTTACCCTTAATTTTTGATTGTTTGTTTAGAAATTCTAAAACATTGACATGTGGATTTGGGGGATAAGCATTAGAATTGACTAGTGTGTCTGCATATCCTGTCATGATTTCGCTGTAGCCAGGGTAGCTAAACCAATATTTATTGGCATTGTTAACGTTGTTTTCATAGTTTCGATTACCATATATTTGTCCCTGAGCTGCAAAATTGCTCCATAAAAAAGGCATTAGTTTTTTTCTGCGTTCAATTGGGTTTTTGTCCCAATAGGTATTAAAAATATAGGTGCTGTCATTCTGGTTGAATTTTGGATCTCGAGCTAGAACTTCATCCATTCCGCCAAAAACTTCTTGCCATCTTAAACCGTCTGTGGTAATGATAATAATGTTTTCTGCATTTTGAGCATTGCTAATTGAGCTAAATAAAATCAATAATGCAATCAGTAATTTTTTCATGTAATAGTTATTTGTTGGTAAAAATAGAGTTCTTTTTATTGGTGTGTTATTAAGAAAAGTTTAATTTACAGCATTGAGAGGTTAACTTTTCTAACCAACATTATAAAGATATTTTATTGCATCCGGATTTTTAAGTATTTTTTAATAATTTATCAAAAGCTAATTTTTGTTTTAATTTATTAAAAAAATGTACCTTTGAATTCCAAATGAATGTTACTTCTCAAATAAAACAACCCATATTTAAAGAAATGGAACTTTTTGAAAAAAAGTTCTATGAGTCGATGTCCTCTCAAGTGGCGTTGTTAAACCGTATTACTTATTATATCGTAAATCGTAAGGGAAAACAAATGCGTCCTATGTTTGTTTTTCTAACGGCTAAGATGATTTCGGGAGGAAATGTAAATGAAAGAACCTACCGCGGAGCATCGGTAATTGAGTTGATTCATACAGCCACTTTAGTGCATGATGATGTGGTGGACGATAGTAATCGTCGTCGTGGATTTTTTTCTATTAATGCGCTTTGGAAAAATAAAATTGCGGTATTAGTTGGGGATTATTTATTGTCCAAAGGATTGTTGCTATCTATAGATAATGGCGATTTTGATTTGCTTCAGATTATTTCAGTCGCTGTTCGCGAAATGAGTGAAGGAGAATTATTGCAAATAGAAAAAGCCAGAAGATTAGATATTACCGAAGATGTATATTACGAAATTATTCGAAAAAAGACCGCTACACTTATTGCGGCTTGTTGTGCATTAGGAGCGAAATCAGTTTCTGAAGATGTAGTTCAGGTAGAAAATATGCGCAAGTTTGGAGAGCTAATCGGAATGGCTTTCCAAATCAAAGACGATTTATTTGACTATACTGATGATGCCATTGGTAAACCTACCGGAATTGATATCAAAGAGCAAAAAATGACTTTGCCTTTAATTCATGTCTTGAATACTTGTACTTCAAAAGAAAAGAGTTGGCTCATCAATTCGATTAAAAACCATAACAAAGACAAAAAACGCGTCAAAGAAGTAATTGCCTTTGTCAAAAACAATAATGGTTTGACTTATGCCGAAAATAAAATGATTCAATTTCAGCAAGAAGCGCTCCAATTACTGGAAAATTACCCCGATTCTGAATTCAAAGACGCCTTGACTCTAATGGTGAATTATGTGATTGAAAGAAAGAAATAGATTTTTTTTGATTCGGATTGTGTAATTTTACAATCTTTAAATTCTTAAATCTTTCAATTTTTTAAAATTTCCAAATAAATTGATATCAAAAGCTACAATAGATACTGTTTTCGAAACTGCCCGTGTTGAGGAGGTTATTGGTGATTTTGTGCAATTAAAACGTGCGGGAAGTAATTTTAAAGGTTTGAGTCCGTTTTCTGATGAGCGTTCGCCTTCCTTTATGGTGTCGCCAGCTAAGGGGATTTGGAAAGATTTTAGTTCGGGTAAGGGAGGAAACGCAGTCGCTTTCCTTATGGAGCACTCCCATTTTACGTATCCGGAAGCCATTCGCTATTTGGCTAAAAAATACAATATCGAAATCGAAGAAACGGAGCAAACGGACGCTGAAAAAGCCAATATGGATGCGCGCGAAAGTATGTATTTGGTTTCTGAATTTGCGAAAGATTATTTTCATAAAACCCTTTTAAATACTGAAGAAGGAAAAGCAATAGGGCTTTCTTATTTTAAAGAAAGAGGTTTTACTCTTGAAACTATAAAAAAGTTTAGTTTAGGTTATTCTCCAGAAACTTGGGATGCTTTGACTAAGGAAGCGCTAGGAAAAGGATATAAACTAGAATTTCTGGAAAGTACCGGTTTGACAATTCCAAGAGAAGATCGCCCTTTTGATCGATTTAAAGGTCGTGTGATGTTCCCTATCCAAAGTATGTCGGGACGTATTTTAGGATTTGGAGGTCGAATATTAACTAATGATAAAAAAGCGGCTAAATACCTCAATTCACCTGAAAGTGAAATTTATCATAAGAGTAAGGTTTTATACGGAATTTTTCAAGCGAAACAATCTATCGCCAAGTTGAATAACTGTTTTTTGGTTGAAGGTTATACAGATGTGATCCAATTTAATCAAGCGGGTATAGAGAATGTTGTTGCTTCTTCAGGAACAGCTTTGACTCCAGACCAAATTCGATTAATTAACCGTTTGACTAAAAATATAACGGTACTTTTTGATGGGGATGCAGCTGGACTTCGTGCTTCTATTCGTGGAATCGATTTGATTCTGGAAGAGGGTATGAACGTTAAAGTTTGTACATTTCCTGATGGAGATGACCCGGATAGTTTTGCCAAAAAAACACCTCATGACGATTTAGTAGCCTATTTAGAAAATAACGCTAAAGACTTTATACAATTTAAGGCTTCACTTTTGATGGATGAAGCTAAAAATGATCCGATCAAGAAAGCCGATTTGATTCGAGATATGGTAGGTAGTATTTCTAAAATTCCTGACCGTATTCAGCGCGAAGTTTATATTCAGGAATGTTCCCGTATTATGGATATTTCGGAGCAGGTTTTGATTAGTACTTTGGCTCAATTGATTCAAAAAGATGCTGCTGAAGTTGCAAAGAAACAAAAGCAGGAACAAAAACCTTTTGAAGTTCATAGAAATCAAAATCCAAATACTACTGGCTTTTCTGGAGGAGATCCTGAGGATCCTAGATTTGGGCCTCCAGAGGATTATCCTGGGGAGTCTAATTTTTCAGGTGAGTCAACAGAAAAAGTTGATGTTCTGTACCGTTTGGAACGAAAAATAATTGAAATTTTACTTTTGTACGGTAATAAAACCGAAGATTTTGAAGATGTTTTGATGAAAACGAATGATGATGGTGAGATTGTAACTGTCACAGAAGTGAAATCCTATAAAGTTTTTCAACGTATTTATTTGAGTTTGCAAGAGGATGAGGTAGAATTAGCAAATCCTTTATTTAAAGGAATTTTTAATGATTTAATTAATTATTATCTTCAAAATGATAAGTTCAGTTTGGAACAATATTTAATGCGTTTGCCTTCCGAGTATGCTCAAGAAGTGACGGATATTTTAATGGAGGATGAACGATTAGTAATGCATAATTGGGAAGGGCAAAATATTTTTCCAAAGTCCAAGCAGGAAACGGTAGCTCAAAATGTTTCGGAGACAATTTTAACTCTAAGGTGGTATTTAGTTGGTCGAATTATAGAGGAATTAAAAAACTCCATATCTCCTGATCAGGATAATATGGAGTCTTTGATGATGATAAGAGACTATAATGAACTAACTCGTGCTTTTTCAAAAAAGCTGGGTAGAGTCATGTCTCGTTTTTGAATTAAACGATCTCTAAACTCTTAGCTTTGTTAACTAAATCAACTAGGTTAGTAACATTTAATTTAGTTAATAAACGTAGTTTGTAAGTACTAATTGTTTTTTCGTTTAAGCCTAAGATCTCTGCAATCTCATGGTTTTTCTTTCCACCACTTAAATAACGTAAAACCTCTACTTCACGGTTAGAAAGTTTACGATACAAGCGCTCGCTTTTACTTTGTTTAGCAATTAGAGCAAGGTTTTTCTTGATTGTTTCATTCATAACAACCTTACCTTGATGTACTTTGATTATTGATTGTCCAAGAGTCTCTAATTTTTCTTTTTTATGAACATATCCAGCAACACCAGCTTTGATTGCATTTGGCGCATAAATTTGTTCAGAAAGACTACTGAAAATAATAATTTTAGTCTTTGGGAAATCTTTTAAAAGTGATTTTACCTCAAAGATACTTGATAGACCTTCTAATTCTAAATCTAAAATTAGAACATCTATATCCTTTGTTTGAAGGATATCTCTAATCATCAAAAAACTACCTACATTGGCAGCAATTGAGATGTCTGAATGGTCCTTGAAGTAAGACTTTACTCCAAAATGTACTACCGGATAATTATCGGCTAGACAAACTTTAATCATGATTTTTTTTTTTAGGGTTTAATTTTTGTGTGAATTGTATTCTAAAAGTAGGAAAAAAAAGTATAATACTACATTTTAAAGATAAAATCATATTAATATCGATTAATTACACAAACAGGTATAGGATTCATCTTATGTTGGTTGTTTGTGTTTAATTTTTTGTAGATTTTAAATACTTCTTTTTGTCTTTCTGAATAGTTCTCTTGAGAATTTTTGTTTTCGTCTTCCAGCATAGCCCACTCTAATTCATCATAACTGGCACCTAGCTGTTGTTCATCGGTTTTTTCATCACCAAATAAACCATCTGAAGGCTGTGCTTCTAAAATAGATTGTGGTACGCCTAAGTAGGCTGCTAAAGCAAAAACATCAGATTTCATTAAATCGGCTATAGGACTTAGATCAACACCTCCATCTCCATATTTAGTGTAGAAACCTACACCAAAATCTTCAACTTTATTTCCAGTTCCTGCAACTAAAAGTCCATGTACTCCTGCGTAATAATATAAGGTTGTCATTCTAAGACGTGCACGAGTATTGGCTAGTGTCAAATTAAGTTTGTATTCATCAAAATCCGTAGGGACTTCCTTTTTAAAAGCTTCGAAAACAGAGGTAAGGTCACTTTGTACACTACTTACGTTAGTAAAACGTTTTTTGAGTTGTTCGATATGTTCTTTCGCACGACTTACATGACTTTGGTGTTGGTGAATGGGCATTTCAACGCATAAAACCTGAAGTCCAGTTTGAGCACATAAGGTTGAGGTTACAGCAGAATCTACACCTCCAGAAATTCCAACAACAAAACCGTTAACTTTAGAATTTTCTGCATAGCTTTTTAACCAATTGATAATTTGGTTATTAACTTCTTCAACTTTTATATTGCTTTTTTTAGTCATTATAGTTTAAATTTTAGTCGTTAGGGACGTATCTTTGGGCAAAATTTTATGTAAACTACTGTTTATCTCAATATATTGCTGCAAATTTAATTAAAATAAAATGAAAACATGTGTAATTTCCTTAGTTCTATTTTCCTTTTTTTGTTCTTGTGAAACCAAAAACAAGTTAAAACAAGAAATAGAGGCTATTCCTATGGATGTTCAGCTAGTTCGATTTGATAAAATCTTCTTTGAAACGGCTCCTAAGGATTTATCAAAAATAAAACAAGAGTACCCTTTTTTCTTCCCTGAAGGTAATGATGATTCCGTTTGGTTAGAAAAAATGCAAAACCCTCTATGGAGAGAATTGTATGCCGAAGTTGAAAAAAAATTCTCTGATTTTGAACCATATCAATTAGAAATTGAAGGGGTTTTAAAAAGGATTAAATATGAATTTCCAAAAGTACAAACACCTAAAAGGGTTTTTACTATTATCTCGGAAATGGATTATACGAATAAGGTGATTTACGCTGATAGTTTGATGATTATTTCCTTAGAAATGTATTTAGGTAAAGACCATAAGTTTTATCAATTTCCAAACTACATAAAACAAAATTTTGAACCGAGACAATTGCTGCCTGATGTGGTAGAAAGTTTTGCTAGAAGACAAGTAATGCCTACAAGAGATAAATCGTTCTTGTCAGCAATGATTGATACAGGAAAAGGCTTGTATCTTAAAGATGCACTTTTAGAAGAGGAATATACCGATGCCGAAAAAATGGGTTATACTAAAGAACAATTACAATGGTGTCAGGAAAATGAAAGCTATATTTGGCGCTACTTTATTGATGGACAATTGCTGTATGATGACGATCAAAAGTTGATACCTCGTTTTATAAGTCCGGCTCCTTTTTCAAAATTTTATTTAGAAATTGATAATGAATCACCAGGAAGGGTGGGGGCTTGGTTAGGCTGGCAAATTGTTCGTTCGTTTATGAAAAATAATGAAGTATCTTTGCCTCAATTAATGCAATTATCAGCAAAAGAAATTTTCGAGAAATCAAATTATAAACCTAAGAAATAATGTCAAATACACATAAATCAGAAATTAATTTTCTAGTAGAATTAGATGAAAACCGTATTCCGGAAAAACTATATTGGACGGCTAAAGACGGGGGAATAGAATTAGAAGAATCAAAAGCAATTATGCTTTCTGTTTGGGATAGTAAAGCTAAAGAAAGTATGCGTATTGATTTGTGGACTAAAGATATGCCTGTAGATGAAATGAAAATTTTCTTTCATCAAACTTTAGTCGCTATGTCCGATACTTTTCACCGCGCTACTGGTGATGAAAAAATGGCGGCTACAATGAAAGATTTTTGTGAATATTTTGCTGAAAAATTAGATTTGACAAACTAAAATTGCAATAAGTTGTTTTTATAAAAAGAGCAGCCCTCTCAATATTAGATAGAGAAGGCTGCTTTTTTGTTGTTATGTCAGTTGTAATTTTGGAATTTCAATAGCATTGATTTCATTTTTACAATTTTCAATCTGCTTATTAATTTCCTGTTTGATGGATTCAAAATTTGGAATATTTGAAAATAATGTTTGATAATAGTTGATTCCTTCTAAAAGATTAGCTTTAAAAGATTCTAATTTTTTTGTTTTCGCATTGTTGATTTCGTCACTAATGGATTGAATGTCATTTTTTAAATAGTCAATATACATTTTTAATTCTTTGGCAAAAAAATGAGGACGATTTGGAGTTCTTAAAACAGAAGTATAACCATATATGTGTTGAATCATTTTAGACAGCGATACTTCTTGATCAAAATAAGCCATATTTGGTCCTGGGCACACAACGACACCTTGATCTTGTCCTTTTATTTTAATGTTGTTCTCTAGATAAGAAGCATTGGCTAAACCTACACAAAGACAAGATTTTTCAGTGATGGCTTGTTTAGCTTTTTCGTAATTCTCCTTAGAAATTGTATTTCGATTGGCTTCCAATTCTTCTAATTTAGAATCTTGGAATTTTTTTGATGCTGTGCAAATTCCATTACCTTCAGCGTCTTTATTTAAAGCCAAGTATTTTTTGGGACAAGAACTTCCGGCTTTACTTTCTTGGATACGTTTTTGCTTTATTTTTTCATTCGTTGTACCTCTTAAAGTGTTAAAAGGAACCCCTAAAGGAGATATTTGGCTTAAATATAAATCTTCTTCCTTAGCATTAATTAATAGGTTGCGAGTGGCTTTGTCTACCGAAGTAGCTTCTGGAACTAATAAAAATGGCGATCCCCAACCTACCGAATCTACATTGTAGTATTCTAATAAAAAATCGTGCTCCTCAGAAGTGCCAACACCTCCCTGAACTGTGATTTTTAATTCTAAAGGTTCGTTTGGAATTAATTTTCCTTTTTGTTCCAAAGCTTTAATCATCAATTCATAGGCAGATTGAACTAGTTGGTCTTTTTTTTGTTTGAACTCTTCTAAAATTGGACCTAATAAATAGCCGTCTGTAGCAAATGCGTGCCCACCACAATTTAATCCTGATTCGATGCGGTATTCTGAAACCCAAAGTCCTTTTTTTGCTAGAAAGTTTCCTTGAATCATAGCCGAACGAAAATCGCTCACTTTCAAGGTGATTTTCTTTTTTAAGCAGTTGTTTTCGTCAGGGTAAAAATTGTCAAAATTTTCAAAGTAGCTGTACAATCTTGGATTCATCCCCGCCGAAAGTACAATAGAGGAATTTACAGTACTATTTGCAAAACCTCTCAAGGCAGCGTGCGCATCATTGAAAATAACAGGCAATTGTTCGTTTTTTACAAAGTTGTCTTTGTCTAATTTTGTCATAATATTGACATCAATTGCCCCAGGAGTTAGGTGTTTTTCGATATAATTTTTAACATTCTCCTTCCAATTTATTCCTCCTTCAATAAACGATTCAAGCCCTTTTTTGATTTCTGATTTGTTAGGTAGAATTGCAATGTAGTTTTCTAAAGCTTCCTTGCTTTCTGCTAATTCGTTTTTAAATTTATCAAATTTCTCTTTTACAATCGTATCAACTAGATTTAAATAAGAAGTAATACGTTTTGCTCTATAATCTGCTACTTTTTTTGTAATTTCTTGATACGGTAAGTTGAATTTTTGATGGTAAAATGCACTCATTTTTTCAATTAATTCATCGTCTGCAATTGAAATTACGGATGAAATTCCATAATGTGCCACTCTAATAGGAGTGTCAATAGTGTAGGCAAGTCCCATAACGGGAATATGGAAATTATGAATTGTTTGTTGATTTTTTGTTTTGTTCATACCTGTAATAATAATTTGTGCAAATTTTAGAATTATCTCTCTTTTAAAAACTGATAATTATCATATTAGTACCTTATATTGTTTGGTATTTTTGCAAATGGTAAAATGATTTAGTTGCAAATTCGAAGTTGGGTTTTGGATATATCCAACAAAATATATATTTTCAAGCGGTAAAAACTATCCTTTTTCAGGCTTGTTCAAATAATAAATCAGTAATTTTGCCTACTTTTTATATAAAAAACAATGCAAACTCCCCAAAAAATAGCAGTTGTAGGTTCTGGTTTAGTGGGATCTTTATTAGCTATTTACTTAAAAAAAGCTGGTCATACAGTTCATATTTACGATAGAAGTCCGGATATAAGAAAAATAAAGTTTTCGGGTAGATCCATTAATTTGGCAATGTCAAACCGAGGTTGGAAAGCGCTAGATGGAGTAGGTGTAGGTGATGCAGTGCGAGAAATTGCTATCCCAATGGATAAACGTGCCATCCATCTGGTAGATAGTTTGAAGTTTCAAAATTACGGACAAGAGGGCGAATCTATCTATTCGATTTCGAGAGGAACTTTGAATCGTAAGATGATTGATCTTGCTGAAGCAGCAGGTGCTGAATTTTTCTTTGAACAAAGAATTTGGGATGTTACTTTGGCAACTGCGACTTTGCATATTGGTGAGACCGAAAGAGGCGAATGGGAAGAACGAAAATACGATATGGTTTTTGGTGCTGATGGCGCTTTTTCCAGAATTCGTCATCGTATGCAGCGTCAAAGTATGTTTAATTATTCTCAGGAATTTTTAAATATAGGTTACAAAGAATTGAATATTCCTGCTAATGCAGATGGTTCTCATAAATTAGATAAAAACTCATTTCATATATGGCCTCGTGGAGAGTATATGCTAATTGCGCTTTCTAATTTAGACGGAAGTTTTACTTGTACATTGTTTATGCCATTTGAAGGAGAAAATTCATTTGCTTCTTTAACAGATCGAAAAGAAGTGGAAGCCTTTTTTGAAAAGAATTTCCCCGATTCGGTAGAAGTGATTCCTAATTTAGCCGAA from Flavobacterium nitratireducens includes:
- a CDS encoding sulfatase-like hydrolase/transferase, which gives rise to MKKLLIALLILFSSISNAQNAENIIIITTDGLRWQEVFGGMDEVLARDPKFNQNDSTYIFNTYWDKNPIERRKKLMPFLWSNFAAQGQIYGNRNYENNVNNANKYWFSYPGYSEIMTGYADTLVNSNAYPPNPHVNVLEFLNKQSKIKGKVAAFGAWDAFDRILNEKRCGFPVISAFDKVGGNKPTENQKLINAMLEDSFRPFHNNECLDVYTHYEALEELKTNKPRVLYIAYGETDEWAHEGSYRYYLDAAHQVDAWMKQLWELIQKDPQYKNKTAVVFTTDHGRGDAIKSQWTSHGSQIKGASEIWFAAMGPNIQAKGEIQEKGQIYQEQFAHTIAKILGYTFNANHPIAKEILGVFK
- a CDS encoding polyprenyl synthetase family protein: MNVTSQIKQPIFKEMELFEKKFYESMSSQVALLNRITYYIVNRKGKQMRPMFVFLTAKMISGGNVNERTYRGASVIELIHTATLVHDDVVDDSNRRRGFFSINALWKNKIAVLVGDYLLSKGLLLSIDNGDFDLLQIISVAVREMSEGELLQIEKARRLDITEDVYYEIIRKKTATLIAACCALGAKSVSEDVVQVENMRKFGELIGMAFQIKDDLFDYTDDAIGKPTGIDIKEQKMTLPLIHVLNTCTSKEKSWLINSIKNHNKDKKRVKEVIAFVKNNNGLTYAENKMIQFQQEALQLLENYPDSEFKDALTLMVNYVIERKK
- the gldB gene encoding gliding motility lipoprotein GldB, whose protein sequence is MKTCVISLVLFSFFCSCETKNKLKQEIEAIPMDVQLVRFDKIFFETAPKDLSKIKQEYPFFFPEGNDDSVWLEKMQNPLWRELYAEVEKKFSDFEPYQLEIEGVLKRIKYEFPKVQTPKRVFTIISEMDYTNKVIYADSLMIISLEMYLGKDHKFYQFPNYIKQNFEPRQLLPDVVESFARRQVMPTRDKSFLSAMIDTGKGLYLKDALLEEEYTDAEKMGYTKEQLQWCQENESYIWRYFIDGQLLYDDDQKLIPRFISPAPFSKFYLEIDNESPGRVGAWLGWQIVRSFMKNNEVSLPQLMQLSAKEIFEKSNYKPKK
- the dnaG gene encoding DNA primase — encoded protein: MISKATIDTVFETARVEEVIGDFVQLKRAGSNFKGLSPFSDERSPSFMVSPAKGIWKDFSSGKGGNAVAFLMEHSHFTYPEAIRYLAKKYNIEIEETEQTDAEKANMDARESMYLVSEFAKDYFHKTLLNTEEGKAIGLSYFKERGFTLETIKKFSLGYSPETWDALTKEALGKGYKLEFLESTGLTIPREDRPFDRFKGRVMFPIQSMSGRILGFGGRILTNDKKAAKYLNSPESEIYHKSKVLYGIFQAKQSIAKLNNCFLVEGYTDVIQFNQAGIENVVASSGTALTPDQIRLINRLTKNITVLFDGDAAGLRASIRGIDLILEEGMNVKVCTFPDGDDPDSFAKKTPHDDLVAYLENNAKDFIQFKASLLMDEAKNDPIKKADLIRDMVGSISKIPDRIQREVYIQECSRIMDISEQVLISTLAQLIQKDAAEVAKKQKQEQKPFEVHRNQNPNTTGFSGGDPEDPRFGPPEDYPGESNFSGESTEKVDVLYRLERKIIEILLLYGNKTEDFEDVLMKTNDDGEIVTVTEVKSYKVFQRIYLSLQEDEVELANPLFKGIFNDLINYYLQNDKFSLEQYLMRLPSEYAQEVTDILMEDERLVMHNWEGQNIFPKSKQETVAQNVSETILTLRWYLVGRIIEELKNSISPDQDNMESLMMIRDYNELTRAFSKKLGRVMSRF
- the nadE gene encoding NAD(+) synthase; translation: MTKKSNIKVEEVNNQIINWLKSYAENSKVNGFVVGISGGVDSAVTSTLCAQTGLQVLCVEMPIHQHQSHVSRAKEHIEQLKKRFTNVSSVQSDLTSVFEAFKKEVPTDFDEYKLNLTLANTRARLRMTTLYYYAGVHGLLVAGTGNKVEDFGVGFYTKYGDGGVDLSPIADLMKSDVFALAAYLGVPQSILEAQPSDGLFGDEKTDEQQLGASYDELEWAMLEDENKNSQENYSERQKEVFKIYKKLNTNNQHKMNPIPVCVINRY
- a CDS encoding response regulator transcription factor — its product is MIKVCLADNYPVVHFGVKSYFKDHSDISIAANVGSFLMIRDILQTKDIDVLILDLELEGLSSIFEVKSLLKDFPKTKIIIFSSLSEQIYAPNAIKAGVAGYVHKKEKLETLGQSIIKVHQGKVVMNETIKKNLALIAKQSKSERLYRKLSNREVEVLRYLSGGKKNHEIAEILGLNEKTISTYKLRLLTKLNVTNLVDLVNKAKSLEIV
- the gldC gene encoding gliding motility protein GldC — protein: MSNTHKSEINFLVELDENRIPEKLYWTAKDGGIELEESKAIMLSVWDSKAKESMRIDLWTKDMPVDEMKIFFHQTLVAMSDTFHRATGDEKMAATMKDFCEYFAEKLDLTN
- a CDS encoding FAD-dependent oxidoreductase produces the protein MQTPQKIAVVGSGLVGSLLAIYLKKAGHTVHIYDRSPDIRKIKFSGRSINLAMSNRGWKALDGVGVGDAVREIAIPMDKRAIHLVDSLKFQNYGQEGESIYSISRGTLNRKMIDLAEAAGAEFFFEQRIWDVTLATATLHIGETERGEWEERKYDMVFGADGAFSRIRHRMQRQSMFNYSQEFLNIGYKELNIPANADGSHKLDKNSFHIWPRGEYMLIALSNLDGSFTCTLFMPFEGENSFASLTDRKEVEAFFEKNFPDSVEVIPNLAEDFFKNPTSTLVTMKCFPWAYTDKIALIGDACHAIVPFYGQGMNAGFEDITVLYEMMEKYGDDWEKVFSEYEKSRKPNADAIAELSYRNFMEMSTKTADDKFLLQKKIEKWFSEKHPDKWIPLYSRVTFSDRPYVEALALGDFQNTIMEEVLRMENIETIWDSEQVENKILELLQ